One region of Glycine max cultivar Williams 82 chromosome 9, Glycine_max_v4.0, whole genome shotgun sequence genomic DNA includes:
- the LOC100788027 gene encoding protein DETOXIFICATION 49 — MCHPTLDVTSNCKCCSTSPPDCPISIKDPLISKNQNNNTSSLPPPPPPQQHNNTTTTTTKTKTPPPPPPPSTTTTKTKATTTSKPHNFPESIKEVFSISKIAIPMILTGLLLYCRSMISMLFLGHLGELALAGGSLAVGFANITGYSILSGLAVGMEPICGQAFGAKRFTLLGLCLQRTILLLLFTSLPITLLWLYMKQILLLCGQDEAIATQAQQYLVYSIPDLIAQSFLHPLRIYLRTQSITLPLTLCASFSILLHIPINYFLVAHLKLGIKGVALGGVWTNFNLVASLILYIVFSSTHKKTWGGFSFECFTQWKSLLNLAIPSCVSVCLEWWWYEIMILLCGLLVNPKATVASMGILIQTTSLLYIFPSSLSFSVSTRVGNKLGAQKPSKARLSAIVGLSCSFMSGVLALFFALMVRNTWASMFTKDKEIITLTSMVLPIIGLCELGNCPQTTGCGVLRGTARPKVGANINLGCFYLVGMPVSIWLAFFTGYDFQGLWLGLLAAQGSCAVTMLVVLCRTDWEFEAQRAKKLTGMGVDHNHHEVDDPEKPLKHESKEDSLLLADSDENEQ, encoded by the coding sequence ATGTGTCATCCAACTCTTGACGTCACCAGCAATTGCAAATGCTGCAGCACTTCTCCTCCTGATTGCCCAATTTCAATCAAGGACCCTTTGATctccaaaaatcaaaacaacaacACATCATCACTaccaccacctccaccaccTCAACAACAtaacaacacaacaacaacaacaacaaaaacaaaaacaccaccaccaccaccaccaccatcaacaacaacaacaaaaacaaaagcaacaacaacatcaaaacCCCATAATTTCCCTGAATCCATCAAAGAAGTGTTCTCAATATCCAAAATTGCAATCCCAATGATCCTCACTGGCCTCCTCCTCTATTGCCGCTCCATGATCTCCATGCTCTTCCTTGGCCATCTTGGTGAGCTAGCTTTAGCTGGTGGCTCTCTAGCTGTTGGCTTTGCGAACATCACTGGCTACTCAATCCTCTCAGGCCTAGCTGTGGGAATGGAACCAATTTGTGGCCAAGCCTTTGGTGCCAAAAGATTCACCCTCCTTGGCCTCTGCTTGCAAAGAAccattctccttcttcttttcactTCCCTCCCCATAACACTTCTTTGGCTCTATATGAAGCAAATTCTCCTCCTTTGTGGCCAGGATGAGGCCATAGCCACACAAGCTCAACAATATCTTGTTTACTCCATTCCTGACCTCATAGCTCAATCCTTCCTACACCCTTTGAGAATTTACCTCAGAACCCAATCCATTACCCTCCCTCTCACCCTTTGTGCAAGCTTTTCAATCCTCCTTCACATACCCATCAACTATTTCCTTGTTGCTCACCTCAAGCTTGGAATCAAAGGGGTTGCTCTTGGTGGGGTGTGGACAAACTTCAACCTTGTGGCTTCCTTGATTCTCTACATAGTCTTCTCTAGCACTCACAAGAAAACATGGGGTGGTTTTTCCTTTGAATGTTTCACACAGTGGAAGTCTCTTCTCAATTTGGCCATTCCAAGCTGTGTTTCAGTGTGCTTGGAGTGGTGGTGGTATGagatcatgattttgttgtgtggtTTGTTGGTGAACCCCAAGGCTACTGTGGCTTCAATGGGGATTTTGATTCAAACCACTTCTTTGCTTTACATTTTCCCTTCTTCATTGAGCTTCAGTGTGTCAACAAGAGTTGGCAACAAGCTTGGTGCACAGAAGCCCTCAAAGGCAAGGCTTTCTGCCATCGTGGGGTTGTCTTGCAGCTTCATGTCAGGTGTTTTGGCATTGTTTTTTGCTCTCATGGTTAGGAACACATGGGCTAGCATGTTCACAAAGGACAAGGAGATTATAACTTTGACATCTATGGTTTTACCTATAATTGGTCTTTGTGAGCTTGGGAATTGCCCTCAAACAACAGGGTGTGGGGTGCTGAGAGGCACAGCAAGGCCTAAAGTCGGTGCTAACATCAACTTGGGATGCTTCTACCTTGTGGGAATGCCTGTGTCAATTTGGTTGGCGTTTTTCACTGGCTATGATTTTCAAGGGCTCTGGCTTGGCCTTCTTGCAGCTCAAGGGTCTTGTGCAGTGACCATGTTGGTGGTTCTTTGTAGAACTGATTGGGAATTTGAGGCTCAAAGAGCTAAGAAACTCACAGGAATGGGTGTTGATCACAACCATCATGAGGTTGATGATCCAGAGAAGCCACTCAAACATGAAAGCAAGGAAGATTCTTTGCTGCTAGCTGACTCTGATGAAAATGAACAGTGA